The Streptomyces sp. V3I7 genome segment CGCCGAACTGACCCGCGGCGTCGGCCGCCCCGACCTGCTCCTGGTCGCCGCCCTGCTGCACGACATCGGCAAGGGCTGGCCCGGCGACCACTCCGTGGCCGGCGAGACCATCGCCCGGGACGTCGCCACGCGCATCGGCTTCGACCCCGCGGACACGGCGGTGCTCTGCACGCTCGTACGCCATCACCTTCTGCTCATCGAGACGGCCACCCGGCGCGACCTGGACGACCCGGCCACCGTCCGCGCCGTCGCCGACGCGGTCGGCACACAGGGCACGCTGGAACTGCTGCACGCCCTGACCGAGGCGGACGCGCTGGCCACCGGCCCGGCCGCCTGGTCCGCATGGCGCGGCTCGCTGGTCGCCGACCTGGTCAAACGGGTCTCGGCGGTACTCGCCGGGGACGCCCCGCCCGAGCCGGAGGAGGCCGCGCCCAGCGCCGAGCACGAGCGGCTCGCCGTCGAGGCGCACCGCACGGGCGGCCCGGTGCTCGCCCTGAGCGCCCGGCCGGAACCCCGCACCGGCGAGGAGCCGTCCGGGCAGCCCGAGCCCCTCGGCGTGGAGCTGCTCATCGCCGTACCGGACCAGCCGGGCGTGCTGCCCGCGGTCGCCGGCGTCCTCGCCCTGCACCGGCTGACGGTCCGCACCGCGGAACTGGGCACCGTGCGGCTCCCGGCCGACGTGGGCGACGGCCCGGTCCTGCTGCTGGACTGGCGCGTCGCCGCCGAGTACGGCTCCCTGCCCCAGGCGGCCCGCCTGCGCGCCGACCTCGTCCGGGCCCTCGACGGCACCCTGGACATCGCCGGCCGCCTCACCGAACGCGACGCGGCCTACCCGAGGAGGCGCGGCGTGGTCCCGCCCCCGCCCCGGGTGACGGTCGCCCCGGCCGCCTCCCGCCACGCCACGGTGATCGAGGTCCGGGCCCAGGATGCCCCTGGCCTGCTGTTCCGGCTCGGACGGGCTCTGGAGAAGGCCGGGGTACGCGTGCGCAGCGCCCATGTTTCGACGCTCGGGGCCAACGCCGTCGACGCGTTCTACGTCACCAGCGCGGTGGGCGAGCCGCTGCCGAGCCAGGACGCGGCCTCGGTCGCGCGTGTGCTGGAGGAGACCCTGCGGGCGTGACCTTCCGGTCATGTCATGCGTTTACCGGATGTGCTCCCCGCGGACGCGGGGTGATCCGGGACGCCTGAGTGAGGCCGACATGGATGCCACGTGCTCCCCGCAGACGCGGGGGTCGTCCCCGCCCGCTGCTTATCGTGGGCGGGGACGATTTACTTGCCAGGCCGGATACCCTGGAGGGCAATCCCAAACGCCCCCGACCCCGAGGACCGACGCCGCCGTGTTCGATACCCTCTCCGACCGCCTTAGCGCGACCTTCAAAAACCTCCGCGGAAAAGGCCGGCTCTCCGAGGCGGACATCGACGCCACGGCCCGGGACATCCGCATCGCGCTCCTCGAAGCCGATGTCGCCCTCCCCGTCGTCCGCGCGTTCATCAAGAACGTCAAGGAACGGTGCCTCGGCGCCGAGGTCTCCAAGGCGCTGAACCCCGGCCAGCAGGTCCTGAAGATCGTCAACGACGAGCTGGTGACCATCCTGGGCGGCGAGACGCGCCGGCTGCGCTTCGCCAAGCAGCCCCCGACCGTGATCATGCTGGCCGGTCTCCAGGGTGCCGGTAAGACCACGCTCGCGGGCAAGCTCGCCAAGTGGCTCAAGGAGCAGGGTCACTCCCCGCTGCTGGTCGCCGCCGACCTCCAGCGCCCGAACGCCGTCAACCAGCTGAGCGTCGTCGCCGATCGCGCCGGCGTCGCGGTGTACGCGCCCGAGCCGGGCAACGGCGTCGGTGACCCGGTCAAGGTCGCCAAGGACTCCATCGACTTCGCGAAGTCCAAGGTCCACGACATCGTGATCGTGGACACCGCCGGCCGCCTCGGCATCGACCAGGAGATGATGCAGCAGGCCGCGGACATCCGCGACGCCGTCTCTCCGGACGAGATCCTCTTCGTCGTCGACGCGATGATCGGTCAGGACGCGGTCAACACCGCCGAGGCCTTCCGCGACGGCGTCGGCTTCGACGGCGTGGTGCTCTCCAAGCTCGACGGTGACGCCCGCGGTGGTGCCGCCCTGTCGATCCGCCACATGACCGGCAAGCCGATCATGTTCGCCTCCAGCGGCGAGAAGCTCGACGACTTCGACGCCTTCCACCCGGACCGGATGGCCTCCCGCATCCTCGACATGGGTGACCTGCTCACCCTGATCGAGCAGGCGGAGAAGACGTTCAGCCAGGAAGAGGCCGAGAAGATGGCCTCCAAGCTGGCGTCCAAGAAGGGCCAGGACTTCACCCTGGACGACTTCCTGGCCCAGATGGAGCAGGTCCGGAAGATGGGCTCCATCTCCAAGCTGCTCGGCATGATGCCGGGCATGGGCCAGATCAAGGACCAGATCAACAACATCGACGAGCGCGACGTCGACCGCACGGCCGCGATCATCAAGTCGATGACCCCGGGCGAGCGCCAGGACCCGACGATCATCAACGGCTCGCGCCGCGCCCGTATCGCCAAGGGCTCCGGTGTCGAGGTCAGCGCGGTGAAGGGCCTGGTCGAGCGGTTCTTCGAGGCCCGCAAGATGATGTCCCGCATGGCCCAGGGCGGCGGCATGCCCGGCATGCCGGGGATCCCGGGCATGGGCGGCGGCCCCGGCCGGACCAAGAAGCAGCCGAAGAAGGCCAAGGGCAAGCAGCGCTCCGGCAACCCGATGAAGCGCAAGCAGCAGGAGCTGGAGGAGGCACAGCGCCGCGAGGCGGCCGCTCAGAGCGGCGGCGCGCTGGGCCTGCCGCAGCAGGGCGCCCAGGACTTCGAACTCCCGGACGAGTTCAAGAAGTTCATGGGCTGAGCGCATCCCGTACGCGCCATGGGCGCCTCTCCTTCGGAGAGGCGCCCTCGGCGTTGCGGCGTGGCCTGTCCGGCCTTAGGGGACGCGGGCGATCAGGTAGCGGAAGACGTTCGGCATCCACACGGTGCCGTTCCGCCAGCGGAACGGGTGCAGCGCCTCGGTGAGTTCCTTGTCCACCTGAGCCTGGTCCGTCGCCGTGACCGCCGCGTCGAACAGCCCCGTCGACAGCAACCCGCGTACGGCGCTGGCGACATCGGCGTACCCGAACGGGCAGGCCACGCGCCCGGATCCGTCCGGCCGCAGTCCCGCGCGCTGGGCGACCTCCTCCAGGTCGTCGCGGCGGGCGGGACGCCAACCGCCCGCCCTGCGCAGGGGATCGGCGAGTTTCGCGGCCACCCGCAGCACCGCCGACGTGGCGCAGCGCTCGGGCGGGCCCCAGCCGGCCAGGACGACGGGCGTCCCGCGCACGGCGAGTGGGGTCGCCGAGGCGAGGAGTTCGGCGAGCCCCTCACCGTCGCCCGCGCGGCATCCGACGGGCTCGAAGGCGGTCACCAGGGTGTACGCGGGTGACTGCGCGTCGACCGTGTCCCGGGGCGTTCCCTGGACGACCCGGGCGGCGGCACGCGCGCGCGTGGCGTGCGTTTCGGCGGCGTCCGGTGCCGCTTCCCGTGCCTCTTCCCGCAGGCGCTGCCGGGCGAGGGCGAGCCGTTCGGGGTGGACGGAGTCGACGCCGGTGACCGTGGCGCCCCGGGAGGCGGCCATGAGCAGGGCGAGCCCGCTGCCGCAGCCGAGGCCCAGCAGCCGGGTCGCCGGGCCCACGTCGAGTCGCTCGTAGACGGCCTCGTAGAGCGGGACGAGCATCCGCTCCTGGATCTCGGACCAGTCCCGCGCGCGGGCGCACGGGTCCGTGCGGGTCGCGGGTCGTAGGTGAGGAGGGTCGTGCCGCACGGGCGTAGCTGTCATAGGTAGGCGCCCCAATCCGCCGAGAGTCATGCCCTGTTCCCGATTACGTGGCCCCCGTACCGTGTGCTCGCTCTCCCCCCGTATGCCAGATAACTCCCGGCCCGCTGTCGCGTCCAGAGGGCGTGGGGGACCGGATTGCGGTTGGCCGACGCCCGGGGACGGGGCGGTGCTCGGGGCCGAGGAGCCACCCGGTAACGTCGCGGTCGTCGCGCGCGCCCGCCGGGGCGGTGGCCGCGGTGCGAGAGCGGCCCGACGGGCACATGTGTCCTCACCGGCCCCAGGGGTACCGGCGTGCGCGATCGGTCTACGCGCGGGGGCGTACGCACACGTACGCACCACCTTGGGAGGAGCTGTGAGGCTTCTCCGCAGATCAGCGCAGGCGCCCTCGTCGGGACGCATCAGTGGCAACTGACGGGTACGTGCAAATTATTTGGGATGCCCCGGAATCGGAACACCGGGGCCCTCCGGCTCGTTGTCATTACGTGAGCACGACACAGACACCACCTGTTCTCGCCGCAGAGCTGGCACAGGCGTGGGCCGACATTCAGCGGCACCACCCCGAGCTGCCGGACCTTGCCGCGCCAGAGTCCCTGATCGGGGAGTCGTCGTCCGCGTGCGGACACGAGCTCTCCTTCGAGCGACTGCTCCATGAGGCAGTCCATGGCATCGCCGCCGCCCGCGGGATCCGCGACACCTCGCGCGCCGGCCGCTACCACAACCGCAGATTCCTCGCGATCGCCGAGGAGCTGGGCCTGGACCATCCCGAGGAACCGCACCCGAGCAGCGGTTTCTCCCTGGTCACGCTCAAGCCCGAGGCGAAGCGGCGCTACCGCCCGACCATCGAGCGGCTCCAGCGCGCACTCAAGGCCCACACGGCGGCCACCTCCTCCGACACCTCGCGCACCTTCCGCGGTCCGGCCGCGCGCCACGGATCCTCCGGCGGCGGCGTCCGCGTCAAGGCGGTCTGCGACTGCGGCCGCAACGTGCGGGTGGTCCCGTCGGTCCTGGCCCAGGCGCCGATCGTGTGCGGCGGCTGCGGCAAGCCGTTCCGCATCCCGGACGCCGTGGGAGCGGCGGCGAGCTAGGACCGCGGCTGTTCGTGGCAGCCGTACCCCAGTCCGCCGCCGTGCCGCGCACCCGGCGTACGGTTCACCGTCACGCCGGGTGCCTTTCCGGCATGCCCGAGATCGCTGAACCCGCGGCCGAAAGGGGTCCGCGGGGTGTGGCACAATGGCTAGCTGTACTCGACAGTCGCATAGGACCCCTCTCTCCTCCGGCTGACGCGTCCATCGGGCCATCGGGTACCGCAACCCCACGCGGCATCTCGTTGTGCCCAACCACGTCAAAATCAGGAGATTCCACTCCCGTGGCAGTCAAGATCAAGCTGAAGCGTCTGGGCAAGATCCGTTCGCCTCACTACCGCATCGTCGTCGCCGACTCCCGTACCCGCCGTGACGGCCGGGCCATCGAGGAGATCGGCAAGTACCACCCGACCTACAACCCGTCGGTCATCGAGGTGGACGCCGACCGCGTCGCCTACTGGCTGGGTGTCGGCGCGCAGCCGACCGAGCCGGTTCTCGCCATCCTGAAGAAGACCGGCGACTGGCAGAAGTTCAAGGGCGAGCCCGCTCCGGCGCCGCTGCTCGTCGCCGAGCCGAAGGCCGCGCGTGTCTCGTTCGAGGCGCTCGGCGGTGAGGACGAGGGCAAGGGTGAGGCCATCACCCAGAAGAAGAAGGCTGAGAAGAAGGACGAGGCCGCTGCCGCGTCCGAGTCGACCGAGGCCTGAGCAGCATGCTCGAAGAGGCGCTTGAGCACCTCGTGAAGGGCATCGTCGACAACCCCGACGATGTGCAGGTCGCCTCGCGCGACCTGCGCCGCGGGCGCGTGCTGGAGGTCCGGGTCCACCCCGACGACCTCGGCAAGGTGATCGGCCGCAACGGCCGCACCGCGCGTGCCCTGCGTACCGTCGTGGGCGCCATCGGCGGCCGCGGTGTCCGCGTCGACCTCGTCGACGTGGACCACGTCCGCTGACGCTTCAAGGCAACCGGCGGGGGCCGGTCCGGCGGCTCAGGTCGCAGGGAATCGGCGTTGCGTCTCAGCACCGGCGAGCGGGGCTTGGCGCGTTCAGCTGCAAGGCGGAGGAGGGAGTCGACGCGAAGCGTCGGCGACCGACGACAACACGGCAGATGGGCGTGCCAAGCCCCGTATCTGCGACAGGATTCGCCGGGCCGGCCCCAGGGCCGGGGAGGGCCACTGGGCCGTCCCCGGCCCGCAGTCGTATGACAGGAGAATTGGACTCGTGCAGCTGGTAGTCGCACGGATCGGCCGTGCTCATGGCATCAAGGGCGAGGTCACCGTCGAGGTACGTACCGACGAGCCGGAACTCCGGCTCGGGCCGGGCGCCGTCCTGGCCACCGACCCGGCCTCCGTCGGGCCGCTCACCATCGAGACGGGCCGCGTCCACAGCGGCCGCCTCCTCCTGCGCTTCGAGGGCGTCCGCGACCGCACCGCCGCCGAAGCCCTGCGCAACACCCTGCTGATCGCCGACGTCGACCCCGAGGAACTCCCCGAGGACGAGGACGAGTACTACGACCATCAGCTCATCGACCTCGACGTGGTGACCGCTGACGGCACGGAGGTCGGCCGGATCACCGAGATCTCCCACCTGCCCTCGCAGGACCTGTTCATCGTGGAGCGCCCGGACGGCAGCGAGGTCATGATCCCCTTCGTCGAGGAGATCGTCGCCGAGATCGACCTGGCGGAGCAGAAGGCCGTCATCACGCCGCCGCCCGGCCTGATCGACGACCGCGCGGAGATCGCCTCGGCCCGGGACGCGGAGGGCTCGGCGGAC includes the following:
- the ffh gene encoding signal recognition particle protein produces the protein MFDTLSDRLSATFKNLRGKGRLSEADIDATARDIRIALLEADVALPVVRAFIKNVKERCLGAEVSKALNPGQQVLKIVNDELVTILGGETRRLRFAKQPPTVIMLAGLQGAGKTTLAGKLAKWLKEQGHSPLLVAADLQRPNAVNQLSVVADRAGVAVYAPEPGNGVGDPVKVAKDSIDFAKSKVHDIVIVDTAGRLGIDQEMMQQAADIRDAVSPDEILFVVDAMIGQDAVNTAEAFRDGVGFDGVVLSKLDGDARGGAALSIRHMTGKPIMFASSGEKLDDFDAFHPDRMASRILDMGDLLTLIEQAEKTFSQEEAEKMASKLASKKGQDFTLDDFLAQMEQVRKMGSISKLLGMMPGMGQIKDQINNIDERDVDRTAAIIKSMTPGERQDPTIINGSRRARIAKGSGVEVSAVKGLVERFFEARKMMSRMAQGGGMPGMPGIPGMGGGPGRTKKQPKKAKGKQRSGNPMKRKQQELEEAQRREAAAQSGGALGLPQQGAQDFELPDEFKKFMG
- a CDS encoding SAM-dependent methyltransferase; translation: MTATPVRHDPPHLRPATRTDPCARARDWSEIQERMLVPLYEAVYERLDVGPATRLLGLGCGSGLALLMAASRGATVTGVDSVHPERLALARQRLREEAREAAPDAAETHATRARAAARVVQGTPRDTVDAQSPAYTLVTAFEPVGCRAGDGEGLAELLASATPLAVRGTPVVLAGWGPPERCATSAVLRVAAKLADPLRRAGGWRPARRDDLEEVAQRAGLRPDGSGRVACPFGYADVASAVRGLLSTGLFDAAVTATDQAQVDKELTEALHPFRWRNGTVWMPNVFRYLIARVP
- the rpsP gene encoding 30S ribosomal protein S16, which gives rise to MAVKIKLKRLGKIRSPHYRIVVADSRTRRDGRAIEEIGKYHPTYNPSVIEVDADRVAYWLGVGAQPTEPVLAILKKTGDWQKFKGEPAPAPLLVAEPKAARVSFEALGGEDEGKGEAITQKKKAEKKDEAAAASESTEA
- a CDS encoding RNA-binding protein → MLEEALEHLVKGIVDNPDDVQVASRDLRRGRVLEVRVHPDDLGKVIGRNGRTARALRTVVGAIGGRGVRVDLVDVDHVR
- the rimM gene encoding ribosome maturation factor RimM (Essential for efficient processing of 16S rRNA), translated to MQLVVARIGRAHGIKGEVTVEVRTDEPELRLGPGAVLATDPASVGPLTIETGRVHSGRLLLRFEGVRDRTAAEALRNTLLIADVDPEELPEDEDEYYDHQLIDLDVVTADGTEVGRITEISHLPSQDLFIVERPDGSEVMIPFVEEIVAEIDLAEQKAVITPPPGLIDDRAEIASARDAEGSADASDSPDSEGPADSAGPAGSGKES